The Euphorbia lathyris chromosome 4, ddEupLath1.1, whole genome shotgun sequence genomic interval CATTAGTTTTCATCTCTTTCAAGTCCACAGGCCTCCTCATTTCCCCTACAGCCTTAACATCCACAATTACTTCATACTCTCCCTCTGAGTACCACTCTTTGATCACAGTCACAACACCGACGATTCGCCGGGCACTAGCACCAGAATGGTAGAAGAAGCAGAGGTCATTGATCTTCATGGCTTTGAGACTTTTCTGAGCTTGCTTGTTTCTAACCCCATCCCATTTGGTTACCCCTCCATTGGCAGCTTGATCATCCCATGACCACTCTGTTGGTTCAGTTTTCAGAAGCCAAAATTGTCTTTCTTTCACCATTGTGAGGTTTTCTTGGTTTGTTTGGAGAAGAATTGAGTGGAGTTTCTGTGTGAGGTTTTCTTGTCATAAATAGGTTCTGCAGGGTGAGGTTAGATTCCTATTGGCGGGAACCTTTGAGTTTGCCGCCATTGAGGATAAGAACATTGGCTGCTCACGTTCTCAGCGTGTCCAAGGAAATCTCTAATTGGCTTAATACGGAACTTGTACAGCAAATTTGATTCGCTAAGTGTGAACTTTGCTaactgaactttcaaaataaccTAAATTAGCCTCTAAACTTTGCGTGTAAAAtgaaatcaattaatcacttgtAAGTTAAgtacggaagatgtattgcacgcgtcttaaaaaatataaaacgatCAATGTCGGGGTATGTGGTTCTAACATTAGCAaagacaagttttataattGAACAAATAAGAACTTCATTTTACAATACATCTTCGGCATATGCAACACATCTTCGGTATGtagcttactttttttttacaactgaatgattaattgattacattttacagaAAGTTCACGAGACTAACTAAACATTTATCCAAGTTGAGGGGGATATCGGGATATGTTGAACGTTCAGGTTAATAacctttttggataagttcagtaGGCGTATTAAATATGCTTAAGTAATTCTAGAGGCTtcacataaattaaaaaattcaattaatataGAATCAATTTACATTGGTTAACTTAAACAAAATTCTCTTATATAATGGTCGGAGaataaaccttgaaatgttcaAGAACACATTGATACATTAAAAACCAAGATGAAAATGCAATGATTGAACCGAAAAGCTAAACTATGAATTCTTAGAAAACTAAAACGAattgtattttgaaaaaaaaaaatactttctAAAACTACTTATATAATGGAACTGATAGAATAATACTTTACatactattttttttgttactaaAATTACTATTCCCTCCGGTTTATATTATTTATCACATTCTACCAAATTACACGTATTAAGAAAAGTGAATTGCTATTAATCACATcccttttactttttttttttttgattgaaAATGAGGAGGGGGGACTACGGGACAGAACATCCCAGCTAGGCTGGCACCCCCTGCGGACCGAAGACCCACGACCCAGTATTAttaataagaaagaaaaaatacaaGAAGAGTAAACAACGAAAAGGAGATAGTCTATTTGAACCGAAACACAGTTCGATTGCAAATGTTCTCAAAAAGCAAAGGTAAACAGACAGGGGGCGGCGAATCCCACCATTGATTCGATGTGCTTGTTCTTCCCAGCGCTGCCAGACAGTCCGCAACCTTGTTACCTTCACGGAAAACATGCGAAATTACAACCTGCATCTGAGCCATGATCTCACAGCAAGAATCCCATTCCCGCAATAGAATCCAAGGGATCCTGCCACTTCGCTTGCGCAGTGTCGCGACGACAAACTCTGAATCACTTTCAAGCCACAGACGGAGCCAACCTTTCTCAAAAGCCCATTTAACTGCTTTTATTGCCGCTTTCAATTCAGCTACGAATGAATGAGTTAGCTCCTTAGATGAGGAGAATGCCCCAAGGAATGCTCCTTTGCTATCTCTGAAGACCCCTCCGCATCCTCCAGATTCAGAAGTCACAGAAGCATCTGTATTTGCTTTGATCCAACCGCACGGCGGTTTCTGCCAGATTACAGGGATAATTCATGGAGCTCGGGGAGGGCGCGGTGGTATGTGTAATGCCGATAGTATATTCCTTCCAACTGTTGAATTCCAAACCGGACCCGTGTGCAGCGTGTTGGCTTGCCTGATAAGAGGCCATAGTTGACGCAGTGCCACATGACTGTTTGGTACTGCTTCATCAAAGATGCAAGCGTTTCTGGTCTTCCACGTAATCCAAACGACGTGAACCACAACGCTCAGCCATAGCGCAGTAAGTTGCGGGCTGAAAGCTAGTTGCAAAGCTGATGCTAGAAACTCCGGCAGGTTATCTGATTCGGGCAGTCGCCTCCCaaagtgttggggtttagtgtcctatagacaattgttctaggatacaaacttaatgtaaatgaagtgttctttatatcatttgtcttaatgagatatatgttttataactatataaaggcaatcccttttaagcactaaataaagtctaataaaaggaaatccgtaagtttgtttaaagtgatcataaagtgttcatacaagcatgaagtgagactaaactttatgataaactaataaacttaaaaccatcccaagtcaagtgatatgcccaggattgacatatcactgttgagacttgcatgtaacaatgtcttctgtccaacagaaagctgatctcacaagcttcatatatatagatatctggacagttacgtggatccaatgaaagggagttcattaggattggggatccgatttgagataacaggatgggtagattcatccttgtcacctgttcatctcattggtattaataggtataactaatcctcagactcaaaggaatgttaattggtcattctgaatTACTGAATATGAGACTTTGAtcatgttgtaacacgatccttaatagagatgactctggggtgtgaacagcaaaggttgggtgtcacatgaggtaatttcaggatagttatacattggatgagcatttatcactcccgatgaatgggagatacatccaaggatcgcttgtggaagactcgactctaaatccttgcaaggtgatagcttaagacttgaaatacagatttcacttaacctatctatttgagttgactcggcctgtacaagtaaaacgaacgtctcgctatatgtgacttgacatcatccatagtcataagattcagttcaaggatgtagttgataaaggatcgaattatactgtaactaatacggaaaggttaacgacagaatcaacctgtcttcttatggctctgggggaatgattacggacttgctaatcacatactctgtacatcattccgttatgcaaagattaaatataattctttgaaaattaatttaatagttgcatacggctagaagtaataggaacctaatgggtcacacataagacttgaaacctaaaagagagatagatgttaattaattgatggaagcccaattgagcccaataaggcccatggaccataagggggggtcgaaattcatgtataatacatgaatgattaatttgattttaatcaatcctaattagattaggattatgaattaaattaattaaaagctAAATAAGttatgagttttaattagattataatactcctattattatccaataaggttattattattatccttaatatattagatatataatgagataataattaggaattctattccgaattgaattcctattcagtaacctaattctatctaactagggattagatacaagagattataaataccccctatataGGAATTTCGGCAAACACATACAAAAGGCTAAACCTaaatgattttcgaaatccatccctaagagcaagagagagaattttgacccccagtttgaggacgagattttccacggcttccttccgatcaattgatttcatctatttcttttaccattgatcttgtgttgattaattagaggcaatctattttggttgctactcaacggttgattctaacttaatcttcctgtgttttattttgtgcttgggaactcggagaagagttgtgggcacttcattaacaacggtagattgatcatcaaaaggtaattcttcttatccctctttatatgaaataacgattaacggatcctaggattaatggaaataggttaaaaaatttatatttccgctgctataccttagcctaatttccaacagtggtatcagagccatcgttaaatccgttatttcatatatgaaaatttagaagtttttcaataggattgaataaatatttatagttaggattaattaacaaattgttttgattaattaattctaaagataaataagttttaattaattgttaattaaaatagattatgcgtatgttcctaattattttggttgataatcatcataataaaaatctattagttttatagttaggttgataaaatcagttttattaattctaaagataaaacggaaatctatagtagtttttcctattttctgaaatcgttttaaaaccgttttaaaactgatatatgtatatttaaaattattttaaaaaaaataaatacgacagcggctcggatcgtgcctcgcggcgcgaccagccactgtcgcgcggctgctgcctcacggcagcagccgcgtgcggcgtcTGGGCCGCCGCTGCGGCAAGGCAGCGACGTTTCAGCCGCCagag includes:
- the LOC136226895 gene encoding uncharacterized protein translates to MVKERQFWLLKTEPTEWSWDDQAANGGVTKWDGVRNKQAQKSLKAMKINDLCFFYHSGASARRIVGVVTVIKEWYSEGEYEVIVDVKAVGEMRRPVDLKEMKTNEGLKVFNLFRQPRLSVVPVPVEFWNRVCDLAGGFEGDGRKVHDDDDDEES